The segment gtaaatgcaCAAGTCGATGGAATACAAATAAAGCGTAAGTCAATGCGCTAGTTGATGGcacataaataaaacgtaagtaaatgtacaagtcgatggcatataaataaaacgtaagtaaacgtacacgtcgatatatatacagtaacgtGTCCCAACTTCATAAACCCTAAAAAGTCATAACATgtatttgttacccctaaaaagtttaccatctTCTAAAAGGattaattttaccattttctgtaattatcatttcaagcctaacgtaaccttacaagtcgatggcatataaataaaatgtaagtaaatgtacaagtcgatggcatatgaataaaacgtaagcaAATGTACAGTTCGATGGCTTATAatcaaaacgtaagtaaatgtacaagttcgTGGCTTACAaacaaaacgtaagtaaatgtacaagtcgatggcatagccatgaaacgtaagtaaatgtacgagtcgctggcatataaataaaacgtaagtagatgtttaagtcgatggcttataaataaaacctaagtaaatgtacaagtcgatggcttataaataaaacgtaggtaaatgtacaagtcgatggcttataaataaaacgtaagtaaatgtacaagtcgatggcttataaataaaacgtaagtaaatgtacaagtcgatggcttataaataaaacgtaagtaaatgtacaagtcgatggcttatgaataaaacgtaagtaaatgtacaagtcgacggcatacaaaaaaaaaaataaggaaatgtacaagtcgatatatatatatagagtaatgtatcccaacttcttaaaccctaaaaaattcataacctgtttgttacccctaaaaagtttaccattttctacaatgactaatttctaccattttctgtgattatcattcaAGCCTAGCGTAACCTAACCAGTCGatggcatatgaataaaacgtaattaaatgtgcaggtcgatggcttataaacaaaacgtaagtaaatgtacaagtcgaaggcatatagataaaacgtaagtaaacgagtcgctggcatataaataaaatgtaggtaaatgtataagtcgatggcatataaataaaacgtaagtaaatgaacAAGCCGATGGCatatacataaaacgtaagtaaatgtacgagtcgctggcgtataaataaaacgtaagtaggtgtttaagtcgatggcatataaataaaacgtaagtatatgtacaggttgatggcatataaataaaacgtaagtaaatgtacaagtcgatggcatataaataaaacgttagtaaatgtgcaagtcgatatatatacagtaacgtatcacaacttcttaaaccctatacAACacataacatgtgtttgttacccctataaagtttcccattttctacaatgactaatttctaccattttttatgtttatgtcgatggcatgtaaataaaacgtaagtaaatgtacaagtcgatggcatataaataaaacgtaagtaaatgtacgtcgatgacatataaataaaacgtaagtaaatgtataagtcgatggcatataaaaaaaaacgtaaggaaatgtacaagtcgatatatatagagtaatgtatcccaacttcttaaacccttaaaaattcataacgtgtttgttacccctaaaaagtcaaccattttctacaatgactaatttttaccattttctgtgattattatttcaagcctaacgtaacctaacctgtcgatgacATATAGATAGAATGtaggtaaatgtacaagtcgatggcatatagataaaacgtaagcaAATGCACGAGTCGAAGacatagataaaacgtaagtaaatggaaaagtcgatggcatatatataaaacgtgagtaaatgtacaagtcgatatacatagagtaacgtatcccaaattCTTAAACCTttaaaaattcataacatgtgtttgttactcctaaaaagtttaccgttttctacaatgactaatgtttaccattttctacgatgactaatgtttaccattttctgtgattactgTTTCaggcctaacgtaacctaacctgtcgatggcatataaatgaaatgtaagtaaatgtacaagtcgatggcaaataaataaaacgtaagtaaataggCAAGTTGATGGTATATAAATAgaaggtaagtaaatgtacaagtcaatggcatataaataaaacgtaagtaagtGTACAAGTCTATGGTATATAAATAAGACGCAAGTAACTATACAAGTCAATGGCATagaaataaaacgtaagtgaatgtacaagtcgatggcatatagataaaacgtaagaaaatgtacaagtcgatatatataagagtaacgtatcccaacttcttaaaccctagaaaattcataacatgtgtttgttacccctaaaagtttaccattttctacaatgaatacgttaccattttctgtgattatcatttcaagcctaacgtaacctaatctgtcgatggcatgtaaataaaacgtaagtaaatgtagaagtcgttggcatgtaaataaaacctaagtaaatgtacaagtcaatgacttatagataaaacgtaagtaaatgtacaagtcgatgatatatggataaaacgtaagtatatgtacaagtcgatatatatagagtgtcGTATCCCAGCTtcaaccctaaaaaattcatgttttttttacCCTTAAAAAGttgaccattttctacaatgactaatttttactattttctgtgattatcatttgaggcctaacgtaacctaacctgtttatgtcatataaagaaaatgtaagtaaatgtaaaagttgatggcatataaataaaacgtaagtaaatgtacaagtcgatggcatataaatagaACGtacgtaaatgtacaagtcgatatatgtagagtaacgtatcccaacttcttcaACCCTATATGATACAAaacatgtgtttgttacccctataaagtttaccattttctacaatgactaatttctatAATTTTCTATGTttatgtcgatggcatataaataaaacgtaagtaaatgtacaagtcgatatggATATATATAGACTAACGTACccaaacttcttaaaccctataaCCTAATTtatatgtcgatggcatataaataaaacgtaggTACATGTACaagacgatatatatagagtaacgtataacAACCTCTTAAACCCTTTAAAACACATAACGTGTTTGTTGCCCCTacaaagtttaccattttctacaatgactaatttctaccattttctgtgtttatatcgatggcatatgaataaaactgaagtaaatgtacaagtcgatatagatagagtaacgtatccccaCTTCTTAAACCCTATAACCTAATTtatatgtcgatggcatataaataaaatgtaagtaaatgtacaagtcgatatatatagagtaacgtatcccaacttcttaaaccctataaaaggtgaaggcatgcacagagcatcatattggggaagagcagtgtggtttcagaagtggtagaggatgtgtggatcaggtgtttgctttgaagaatgtatacgagcaatacttagaaaagcaaatggatttgtatgtagcatttatggaactggagaaggcatatgatagagttgatagagatgctctgtggaaggtgttaagaatatatagtgtgggaggcaagttcttagaagcagtgaaaaatttttatcgaggatgtaaggaatgtctacgtgtgggaagagtggaaagtgattggttctcagttaatgttggtttgcggcaggggtgcgcgacgtctccatggttgtttaatttgtttatggatggggttgttaagagttttggagagagaggcaagtatgcagcccgttgctgatgagagggcctgggaagtgagtcagttgtttgctgatgatacagcgttggtggctgattcgggtgagaaactgcagaagctggtgagtgattttggtaaagtgtgtgaaagaagaaagctgagagtaaatgtgaataagaacaaggttattaggtacagtagggttgagggacaattcaattgggaggtaagtttgaatggagaaaaactggaggaatatatatatatatatatatatatatatatatatatatatatatatatatatatatatatatatatatatatatatatatatatatatatatatatataatcatactttgtcgctgactcccgcgttagcgaagtagcacaaggaaacagatgaaagaatcgcccaacccacccacatacacatatatatacatacacgtccacacacgcacatatacatacctatacatctcaacgtatacatatatatacacacacagacatatacatatatacacatgttcataattcatactgtctgcccttattcattcccgtcgcctccccgccacacatgaaatgacagtcccctccccccgcatgtgcgcgaggtagcgctaggaaaagacaacaaagggcacattcgttcacactcagtctagctgacatgtataatgcaccgaaaccacagctccctttccacatccaggccccacagaactttccatggtttatcccagacgcttcacatgctctggttcagtccattgacagcacgtcgaccccggtataccacatcgttccagttcactattccttgcacacctttcaccctcctgcatgttcaggccccgatcactcaaaatctgtttcactccatctttccatctccaatttggtctccacttctcgttccctccacctctgacacatatatcctctttgtcaatctctcctcactcattctctccatgtgaccaaactatttcaaaacaccctcttctaccctctcaaccacactctttattaccacacatttcgcttaccctttcattacttactcaatcaaaccatctcataccacatattgtccttaaacatctcattcccagcacattcaccctcctccgtacaactctatctatagcccacgcctcgcaaccacatgacattgttggaaccactattccttcaaaaacacccttttttgcttttcaaaataacgttctcgatttccacacatttttcaacgctcccagaactttcgccccctcccccaccctatgattcacttccgcctccatggttccatccgctgctaaatctactcccagatatctaaaacacttcacttcctccagtttttctccattcaaacttaccttccaattgacttgtctttcaaccctactctacttaataaccttgctcttattctcatttactctgttttcttctttcacacactttgccaaaatcactcaccagcttctgcagtttctcacccgaatcagccaccagcgctgtatcatcagcgaacaacaactgactcacttcccaagctctctcatcaaaaacagactgcatacgtgcccctctttccaaaacccttgcattcacctcccttacaaccacggagacatcacgcacccctttcgcaagccaatattcactgagaaccaatcacttttcccctcttcccacacgtacacatgccttacatcctcgataaaaacttttcactgtttctaacaacttgcctccaacactatatactcttgatatcttccacagtgcatctctatcaatatcatatgccttctccagatccataaatgctacatacaaagacatttgcttttttaattatttctcgcatacattcttcaaagcaaacacctgatccacacatcctctaccacttctgaaaccacactgctcttccccagtctgatgctctgtacatcccttcaccctctcaatcaataccctcccatataatctcccaggaatactcaaagttacacctctgtaatttgcgaactcacttttatcccctttgcccttgtacaaaggcattatgcaagcattccgccaatcctcaagcatctcaccatgagtcatacatacattaaataaccttaccaaccagtcaacaatacagtcatcccctttttgaataaattccactgcaataccatccaaacccgctgccttgccggctttcatcttccgcaaagcttttactacctcttttctctttaccaaatcattcttcctaaacctctcactttgcacaccacctcgaccaaaacacactatatctgccactctatcatcaaacacattcaacaaaccctcaaaatacccactccatctcacatcaccacaacttgttatcacctccccattagccccctttgttccattgtcttacgcactttatttacctccttccaaaagatctttttattctctgtaaaatttgatgatactctctcacgccaactctcatttgctctctttttcacctcttgcacctttctcttgacctcctgcctctttcttttatacatcccccactcatttgcattatttccctgcaaaagatATTACCATTCATATTTCTCTATATCTTTAATGCCTTCTGGAAATCCCTCAAAGTAGTGGCCACAGtgatagtctccataactagttcACTCAAGTACTGCTTCTTATCCTTCTACTGCCTTATTTTCAACAGGCCATTAGTAACACATGGCAGCCAACTAACACATTTTTTCCAGAGCATCGACAATAATATTCCTAGAGATTCATTCTACCTAGTGATCCTgaataatgttcctacctacctcctacttctacctactgttcctacttAATGATTTTACTTAATGCTCCTTTAGACTTAtcatatttgtaaatgttttcctGATTCATTAATTTTAACTTTCACGTGATAACTTACACTTACAACCAGCTCTATTACCATCATTCTTTCTTTGGCATTGATTTGAAGCATAAATACTACAAAGATGCGACATATAGTACATATCCATTGTGGATTCTCAGAAACACATGAAAGACTTCTATACACATTTTTCTTCATCTAATAAGGAAAATAACACACTATAACATATAATACAAATCCCATTCACAAGAAAGGTAGTGTCTACCACAGACAACTTTTCAACATTTGCACAGCAAGTCAATAGGCTCTGGTTAATGAAACCAACTCAGTTCCCAAACTCAATTAATTTGGGTCGTTgataatcatctgtatgtctatccTCTGGTTGAACATCTCTATATGGGCATATTGTGGACTTACGCTAAAGCAAATGTAATTTCTTACAAAATGATATTGCCTCATCTtattcaggtctctctctctttcaactcAAGTAATTCTCCTCCAAGACAAAATTGAACAGTAATGAATAACTATCAACCACTTGATAGACATTGGTGAAACACCGGCTTAATTGCATTCATTTATGCAAGGCAAATCTTATCCTACCATTTATTTCATACATGATCATAGCAATCTTCTTTCCTGTTGAAATATATCTTACTAGCAGGAATTTTCCAAATACCCAAGACCGAATGGTTTCAGGAAAAATCACATTGCCCCTCAATCGAGGCATGCATATGGATACGTACACCTGCTGTGCCATTTGCTACAAACATGCACATGATACCAAGAGTACCTCATTCTCTGACCTAATGTACTTGGATGAATAAGTGATCTTacattgtaatgataatgttcaGAGGAGGGTTTTTGCTAGTATATAAAAGCTTGCAAAGTCATCCTTGTGTCCATCATTGGTATGGAAAAGGTAGATTCTCATAACGCAGGGTGGTTGAAATGGGAggctatatatatttcttacctaGCTtttaccacgagtgaaaagtcaacttgAATGAGGTAATACATTTCTGCAGCAcaacgaagattttttttttttgcacttcaCACAAATGTCTAtgttatcttatgtatgacaatGTGAGTTCATAGTATTATTCCGAATCTTTCCTCATATATTCATAGAGTACGAAACACGTTATGCCTAAAATGAGGTTTTTGAATTAGTACCATCGTGGAAGAAAGGTTTGATGAAGGGCAAGTTGTGACGCTCAACCTATAAGTGTCCGAAGGGAAAGATAAATGTCATTACTATGGATGAAGGTAAGGTTTGATGAAGGATTAATTACCATTACCAGATAATGACCCCTCTCTACGGGTGAAGGAAGGGTTTCATGAAGGGCAGGTTGCCatcaccaggataatgatcaaGGCAGGAATGGTGATGCGGTTCTGTACATGTACGCCACACTCCCGGGTTGTCATAACCGCCTTTCTTCATGCCGACATCAGACACCGTGAGAGTCCTCCAGTGTGAAGCATGTTTAAGGTCTTCCAGTCCTATTCTGTTCCTGGTATACAAGCCGGGATTGGCATTGACTTTTGTCCAACGACCTCCGTACACAATTTTTGTGGGAATATCTCTATACTCGATTGGCAAATGCTGCCGACTAGTAAGATTGCCAAAAGTGTAAAACTCGAGAAAAAAATAGGGACAGTTCACCGTGAAGTAAATATTAATTTCACTGATAGTCAAATGACATTTCTTACTTTCTAGATACTTCCCTTTCATCTTTATCCACTTTTGGTAGTCATTACTTTCAAACACGATGTCCAAGTCAAAATCCCATGGTAAATAACCTCCCATCTTAACAGCACCCAAAGCTGATCCTGACTGAAGTTCATACTCGATCTTGTTCGTCTCCGCATAATCCATCAAGATGCCAAGTTCTTTTTCCATGATTGCTCTGCAACATGGTGGCAGAAGGAAAGAGCTTATTATACGCAAAGCACCTGCACAGGAAATGCCGACAGAATCGCAGGCGAAGTTGTGCACTTCTCCAGTGTAAGTGTGAATCTTCTCGAGTGCCCAGCGGCTGGCCACCTGCATCCACTGATCCCTCGTCATATGCACATGGTTGGTGATGAAGAACATGACGTCGGGACACACCATGGCTAAGTGGCCAGCCTGACGCACCTTGGCGAACCAGTCACGGTACATAGCCTGGCCTCTCAGTCCGGCAGTGAACGGCAACTTGATAGCCAATTTGATAGTGGTGATAAAAGGTGTCAACAGATCATCACAATACATACACTCGTATTTGGAATAATAATAACCCATGGTGTAGGTGGCTTGGTAGTTAGCCATGCGCTGCTGAAGACATCCATGGATCCAGTGACCCTGGAGGTCCCTGGCAGCACCTCCCACTACTTCCACGTGAGGCAGTTCGTCTATCACTCGCACCAGCCGTTCTAGTGAGGAATGGTTGCTGAAGTGGGCCAGCGAAGATCCAATAAACACATAAGGTGTTTTAATCTGTTGCATGGCCTCGTTCAGGAGCTCTGCTTCGGGAGGAGTGTCGTTGATATGACTCAAAATCTTGACATTCTTTATTCTGCCATCAATTATTGTTGTGTTAGGAGCCATAACGATGATAGGGATATCGTAGAACTTCCTGATGTGTGTGATGACAAAGTTGATGGTCTCTGTTGGCCATGACTGTGCTGGAAGCACAGCGGTGAGAACGCTGCTGAACTTCGGCACGTATGTGCAATTTTCTGGTTCCATGCCGTGTTGGTTGAAGGGATGACCGTATTTATTTCCAAAATACACCTCAGGACACACGTGCCTGGTTTTGTTGGGCAGGCGTGGTGCGGGACCCATGTCTGGTAGTCTGGCTGAGTAATCCCAGGTTGATGTGTTAGGGGCCATCCTAGGATCCAATTCGGCTACCAAAGTCTCCAATCTTTGAGCCCACTGGATATCTATTAGTGTCTCTTTGCctaatggaaatgaataaaggttaGAATTCAAgataaaaaccacacacacacacacacacacacacacacacacacacacacacacacacacacacacacgtcgaaagCAAGTCGAAATGTTTTAACTGAGGAAGAATACATAGGTTTATCAAGAGAAGTAAGAGAACAGTAGACAAGACAGAACCCCGAGGAGCAACACGTTGATAAGAAAGGATGGGGAAGTCGACGACTTCTGCACTGGAACGGCCAGTAAGGACACTGTgcatgagaaaagagagaagcaatGAAGCCAAAGGAAAAGAGCTTAGAAAGCCAGTTCTTATGTCACAACTTGTTAAATGCTTTGGTGACATCGAGGGctatgacaaaagtttcaccaaaatccttgaCGGGAAGACCGGAGGAGAGTCATACGGGAaagatcaccagtacacctatcAATGCGAAATCCAGATGTGATCTCAAAGAAGGGATTAGGATTCTAATTCTTTGAAAGAGTGAGTGTAGGTGAGCTGCAAAGACTAGTTGATGGCAGAGGTGAGAGTAATGGGGCGATAATTGGAGGGTTTCGAGTTGCATCttccttagggatgggctgcatcaAGACGTGCTttcaagaggaaggaaaaattcAAGCTTTTAAACAGAGGCGAAATAGACAAACAAGGGTTAGCACCTCAGAGGCACAGTCCCTTAGAACGCACGTAGGTATGCCATCTGAGCATACGGCTTGTCCATCGGGAAGTGAGAGTACTGGAAGACCCTGCGCTAAGAGACTATAGAAGATGGCGCACATTTAGAAGGAActtgggttggagggagggtgaaTGATAAGAAACAATCATCCAACGTTAAGTTAGAGGAAAACAAAGTACCATAAAGAGCGACTCTATCAGTTAGAAAGTTAGCAATAGATTAATCAAGtcggaaaaaagaaggaaaggttgGATTATAGAAGTTGtaaaagatgcttttggttacGGACCAAGATTTGTCAGTAAAAGGAAAAGTCAAGTGGGCACACTTTCGTTTTATGAAAATTTGCTTGGTTCTCCGAAGAACAGCTTTGTAGTGATTCCTGGCACAAATGAAAGTGGAGTGGGTTTCTTGGGAAACCTAAAGAATCATTTGTAAATAAAAACTTGTTGGTAGTACTCTTTTGTGGGAACTTTTGATACTAATGTAATCTTGAGCAATAATAATGTTTTCAGGGAGTCTTATCAGAAATTTCTGTCAGAGattctcaaaattttttttttttttttttttttttttttttgctttgtcgctgtctcccgcgtttgcgagatagcgcaaggaaacagacgaaagaaatggcacaacccacccccatagagtGTATAATATCCCATGTAAAGAGTGTGGTCAGTTTTAcactggtcaaactggtaaggttcaTAGTGTTATGGCTAACATAGAAATAGTATTGggtatggtcaagaatctaatgcaaTATCTATTTCACCTTAAAGATTTTACTCATCAAAATGACTGGAGCAATCACATACATTGATTCAATAATGGattgaaatattgttgaatcatcTCTTAACCAATCACAGAAGAGATATCAGTATGGATAAAGACATTCGTATACATAAAAAActttataaatgaaaatattgtatGTGTCCCCAAAAAATAGGTTAACATGATTCTGTAActtgaagagagaggtgaggtcgtcgagagTGGCCTGTGCCCTAATCCGATTATGTCTCTTGATACATTTGTCTGTCCCACTCAGTGGTGGATGGTGCATCATACCTAGATCTCTTTAACTGTACTCAATATTGACAACGCAATTAAACGAAAACGCTGACACCGTATTTTCGTAtatttgtttgctgattatacaccgctggtggctgattcgggtgaaaaactacagaagttggtgacagtttggtaaagtgagtgaaagaagaaagttgagagtaaaagtgaataagagcaaggttattacattcagtaaggttgaagaacaagttaattgggaggtaagtttgaatggtgaaaaactggaggaaatgaagtgttttagatatctgggagtggacttagcagcggatggaaccatgggagcgaaagcgagtcacaggatgggggaggaagcgaaggttctggtagcgtagaaaaatgtgtggaaggggagaatgttatctaggagagcaaaaatgggtatgtttgaaggattagtggttccaataatgttatatggttgcgaggcataagctatagatagggttttgtggaggagggtggatctgttggaaatgaaatgtctgaggacaatatgtggtgtgagatggtatgatcgagggaataatgaaagggtaagatagatgtgtggtaataaaaagagtgtggttgagagagcagaaaagggcgtgttgaaatggtttggacacatggacagaacgaatgaggaaagattgacaaagaggatatatttgtcagaggtggagggaataaggagacgcgggagaccaaatcagatgtggaaggatggagtgaaaaagattttgagcgatcgaggcctgaacatacaggaggatcagaggcgtgcaaggaatagagtgaaattggaacgatgtggtataccggggtcgacatgctctcaatggactaaaccagggtatgtaaaacgtctgtggtaaaccatggaaaggtctgtggggcctggatgtggatagggagctgtggtttcggtgcattacacatgacagctagaggctaagtatgaacgaatgtggctttcttttcttgtcttttgctgCCGCTActtcgctggaggggggggtgctatttcgtgtgtggagtggtggcaacaagaatggatgaaggcagcaagtatgaatatgtacatgtgtgtatatgtatacgtctgtgtatgttagatgtatgtatacgttgaaatgtatatgtatgtatatctgcgtgtatgggcgtatatatatgtacatgtgtatgtacatgtacatgtggcatgagaagagtgggaggtgggttgattagaaagggtagtgagtggtgggatgaagaagtaagattattagtgaaagagaagagagaggcatttggacgatttttgcaggg is part of the Panulirus ornatus isolate Po-2019 chromosome 64, ASM3632096v1, whole genome shotgun sequence genome and harbors:
- the LOC139746334 gene encoding uncharacterized protein isoform X4, whose protein sequence is MTIRQKVLRLAVVVVVVLVALYIYTITYKSADLHFIISKAPKVDHGQRQAVPCPKTKECPGTREEAAGEYKLKLAKAIDAVHQEISLLAGKETLIDIQWAQRLETLVAELDPRMAPNTSTWDYSARLPDMGPAPRLPNKTRHVCPEVYFGNKYGHPFNQHGMEPENCTYVPKFSSVLTAVLPAQSWPTETINFVITHIRKFYDIPIIVMAPNTTIIDGRIKNVKILSHINDTPPEAELLNEAMQQIKTPYVFIGSSLAHFSNHSSLERLVRVIDELPHVEVVGGAARDLQGHWIHGCLQQRMANYQATYTMGYYYSKYECMYCDDLLTPFITTIKLAIKLPFTAGLRGQAMYRDWFAKVRQAGHLAMVCPDVMFFITNHVHMTRDQWMQVASRWALEKIHTYTGEVHNFACDSVGISCAGALRIISSFLLPPCCRAIMEKELGILMDYAETNKIEYELQSGSALGAVKMGGYLPWDFDLDIVFESNDYQKWIKMKGKYLESKKCHLTISEINIYFTVNCPYFFLEFYTFGNLTSRQHLPIEYRDIPTKIVYGGRWTKVNANPGLYTRNRIGLEDLKHASHWRTLTVSDVGMKKGGYDNPGVWRTCTEPHHHSCLDHYPGDGNLPFMKPFLHP
- the LOC139746334 gene encoding uncharacterized protein isoform X3; the protein is MSYLARTTTWCIMTIRQKVLRLAVVVVVVLVALYIYTITYKSADLHFIISKAPKVDHGQRQAVPCPKTKECPGTREEAAGEYKLKLAKAIDAVHQEISLLAGKETLIDIQWAQRLETLVAELDPRMAPNTSTWDYSARLPDMGPAPRLPNKTRHVCPEVYFGNKYGHPFNQHGMEPENCTYVPKFSSVLTAVLPAQSWPTETINFVITHIRKFYDIPIIVMAPNTTIIDGRIKNVKILSHINDTPPEAELLNEAMQQIKTPYVFIGSSLAHFSNHSSLERLVRVIDELPHVEVVGGAARDLQGHWIHGCLQQRMANYQATYTMGYYYSKYECMYCDDLLTPFITTIKLAIKLPFTAGLRGQAMYRDWFAKVRQAGHLAMVCPDVMFFITNHVHMTRDQWMQVASRWALEKIHTYTGEVHNFACDSVGISCAGALRIISSFLLPPCCRAIMEKELGILMDYAETNKIEYELQSGSALGAVKMGGYLPWDFDLDIVFESNDYQKWIKMKGKYLESKKCHLTISEINIYFTVNCPYFFLEFYTFGNLTSRQHLPIEYRDIPTKIVYGGRWTKVNANPGLYTRNRIGLEDLKHASHWRTLTVSDVGMKKGGYDNPGVWRTCTEPHHHSCLDHYPGDGNLPFMKPFLHP
- the LOC139746334 gene encoding uncharacterized protein isoform X1, whose amino-acid sequence is MWMGLKKTEKVNVDVRRTMQQQSGAGQDGKSGACCRFWWRWAAVLLAAAATTTLILHSNWFTGQLRYSGWVTGQLRHSDWITGQWCIMTIRQKVLRLAVVVVVVLVALYIYTITYKSADLHFIISKAPKVDHGQRQAVPCPKTKECPGTREEAAGEYKLKLAKAIDAVHQEISLLAGKETLIDIQWAQRLETLVAELDPRMAPNTSTWDYSARLPDMGPAPRLPNKTRHVCPEVYFGNKYGHPFNQHGMEPENCTYVPKFSSVLTAVLPAQSWPTETINFVITHIRKFYDIPIIVMAPNTTIIDGRIKNVKILSHINDTPPEAELLNEAMQQIKTPYVFIGSSLAHFSNHSSLERLVRVIDELPHVEVVGGAARDLQGHWIHGCLQQRMANYQATYTMGYYYSKYECMYCDDLLTPFITTIKLAIKLPFTAGLRGQAMYRDWFAKVRQAGHLAMVCPDVMFFITNHVHMTRDQWMQVASRWALEKIHTYTGEVHNFACDSVGISCAGALRIISSFLLPPCCRAIMEKELGILMDYAETNKIEYELQSGSALGAVKMGGYLPWDFDLDIVFESNDYQKWIKMKGKYLESKKCHLTISEINIYFTVNCPYFFLEFYTFGNLTSRQHLPIEYRDIPTKIVYGGRWTKVNANPGLYTRNRIGLEDLKHASHWRTLTVSDVGMKKGGYDNPGVWRTCTEPHHHSCLDHYPGDGNLPFMKPFLHP